A part of Melittangium boletus DSM 14713 genomic DNA contains:
- a CDS encoding Hsp70 family protein has protein sequence MPDCGLDFGTSNTALALPDGTVLPVSPGYSDPRLYRSVIFFPEDEREAYTGAPAISRYLEDPSGRFVQSVKSFLHSASFRATQIRERTWLIEELVALLLRRVREAAAPHMGGAPDRVVLGRPALFTPDPEADALAEQRLRRAAELAGFTHIQFLIEPIAAALSYEAQLTRDELVLVADFGAGTTDLTLMRLGPSRRGNPDRKPDVVGSTGVRIGGDRFDAEIMRHALLPRFGAGSTYRVRGLSDKRLPVPQHLMAKLLSWHEMSFIRKKASQEVLELMLTSSDKPAEAEALYDLVMDNLGYRLFRAIEAAKVRLSSEDETVLEFDEARIHLRERITRASFEAASEPLLQELRQVTEGLLERCAGAGEVDAVFLTGGSSQIPAVRRLYVERFGEHRVRTRDAFTSVAEGLGRAAATL, from the coding sequence TCGCCCTGCCGGACGGGACGGTGCTCCCCGTCTCCCCCGGCTACAGTGACCCGCGTCTCTATCGCTCCGTCATCTTCTTCCCCGAGGACGAGCGCGAAGCGTACACGGGCGCCCCCGCCATCTCCCGCTACCTGGAGGACCCCTCGGGCCGTTTCGTCCAGTCCGTGAAGTCCTTCCTCCACAGCGCTTCCTTCCGCGCCACGCAGATTCGCGAGCGCACCTGGCTCATCGAGGAGCTGGTGGCGCTGCTGCTGCGCCGGGTGCGCGAGGCCGCCGCGCCCCACATGGGCGGAGCCCCCGATCGCGTGGTGCTCGGCCGCCCCGCCCTCTTCACCCCGGACCCCGAGGCGGACGCGCTCGCCGAGCAGCGCCTGCGCCGGGCCGCGGAACTCGCCGGCTTCACCCACATCCAGTTCCTCATCGAGCCCATCGCCGCCGCGCTCTCCTACGAGGCCCAGCTCACCCGGGACGAGCTGGTGCTGGTGGCCGACTTCGGCGCCGGCACCACGGACCTCACCCTCATGCGGCTGGGGCCCTCGCGTCGGGGCAATCCGGACCGCAAGCCGGACGTGGTGGGCTCCACCGGCGTGCGCATCGGCGGTGACCGCTTCGACGCGGAGATCATGCGCCACGCGCTGCTGCCCCGCTTTGGCGCGGGCTCCACCTACCGGGTGCGGGGCCTGAGCGACAAGCGGCTGCCCGTGCCCCAGCACCTGATGGCCAAGCTGCTGTCCTGGCACGAGATGTCCTTCATCCGCAAGAAGGCCTCCCAGGAGGTGCTGGAGCTGATGCTCACCTCCAGCGACAAGCCCGCCGAGGCCGAGGCCCTGTATGACCTCGTCATGGACAACCTGGGCTACCGGCTCTTCCGTGCCATCGAGGCGGCCAAGGTGCGGCTGTCCTCCGAGGATGAGACGGTGCTGGAGTTCGACGAGGCGCGCATCCACCTGCGCGAGCGCATCACCCGCGCCAGCTTCGAGGCCGCCAGCGAGCCGCTCCTCCAGGAGCTGCGCCAGGTGACCGAGGGACTGCTGGAGCGCTGCGCGGGCGCCGGAGAGGTGGACGCGGTGTTCCTCACGGGCGGCTCCTCGCAGATTCCCGCCGTGCGCCGACTCTACGTCGAGCGCTTCGGCGAGCACCGGGTGCGCACCCGCGATGCCTTCACCTCCGTGGCCGAGGGCCTGGGACGGGCCGCCGCCACGCTGTAG
- a CDS encoding protein kinase domain-containing protein, whose amino-acid sequence MRQTGDHVGPYRLVRPLGRGGMGEVFTALHERMNQVVALKLLSPTAAVDPQLVARFVQEARALAQFQHPGVVRILHCDRTEDGTAFLAMEHLEGLSLREWMRHQQGPAPSEAALSLCQQIAAVMADIHAKGIVHRDLKPENVFLCPDAEVTPGYRVKLLDFGIAKVPPEANAWGDTQVHTAAPVFLGTAMYMAPEQCRNAAEVDGGADVYALGVLLFELLAGRPPFVSDDVVDLISMHIRAEPPPLRELAPAVPGALSSLVASMLAKESASRPTMRRCQDMLGRRPWQSERDECPVPGLASFTEAYAELFFGRKTEISTVLRLLDEVRSGERRWVQVEGSSGVGKSSLVQAGVLPRLKESSSQLAPSWRVAVLRPSYDPVHQLAVAVCDALAGSNFTYSALELERALRADVRALSEIVSAYTPPQGRFLLVIEQMEELVTLGGADCLGIDGWVETALAAPDAPLRLLTTIRSDFIHRLEQMPRMAARLNQAARYLLRPMEEAALTQVIEGMAQRVGLRLSEGLSVRMVRDARSEGSQLLLLGQSLRALWSLRSGAQLTHERYEQIGGVGGALAQQAERLLDGLGSQGRERAKWILLDLVQVGRGVPDTRRPRTRREVLKAGGGDALSLEVLMRLSGMRTGTRDDAEEGLRLIVLSAGDGPAEQRVDLIHESLLQQVPSLADWIGSERVLLERQADLEIAAQSWEHAGCPTEGLPSGSLLAHYGDAAGPSSRRGPPPCRGVSERASCFLTAARGLEHRRVRLKRGLALAAMAAVLAISFSALSAYREWRRAQENLQRIVLATHQFVSDADWKLGRVAHTLEVRRAMLHKIDENLASLPHADRQLPEVREAIIATKHRLGDFAFQNESLARAEGFLDAAAVEIQKGLDARPEDEELKLLRALNHSKLGKIVLARGKLDKARGHFADALAFLNRSPDHVDDDYRRTLATSYSEQGELDLASGAAEAVERYDRAVALFEENARSGNAYEQALLADALCWRAEALHHAGRLPEAAADLERALGLARRLNEVEAGNEFIRWILARAYLGSASVEAARGGPQADDRYRAAEELGRGLVRGERTNKRYGLVLTQSLLEHEALLSGRGAAAQARSLHDERCGLVSAFVGMDGEDHRFDRFVCPGPPLPQETGQ is encoded by the coding sequence ATGAGGCAAACAGGCGATCACGTCGGTCCATACAGGTTGGTGCGGCCGCTGGGCAGAGGCGGCATGGGCGAGGTCTTCACCGCGCTCCACGAGCGCATGAACCAGGTGGTTGCCCTCAAGCTCCTGTCTCCGACTGCGGCCGTTGATCCGCAACTCGTGGCTCGATTCGTCCAGGAGGCGCGGGCCCTCGCGCAATTTCAGCACCCGGGCGTGGTTCGCATCCTCCATTGCGACCGCACGGAGGATGGCACGGCCTTCCTGGCAATGGAGCACCTTGAGGGGCTGTCGCTACGCGAGTGGATGCGGCACCAGCAGGGTCCAGCGCCGAGTGAAGCCGCGCTTTCTCTGTGCCAACAGATCGCCGCGGTGATGGCCGACATCCACGCCAAGGGCATTGTTCACCGGGACCTGAAGCCGGAGAACGTGTTCCTGTGCCCCGATGCCGAGGTCACACCGGGGTACCGCGTCAAACTGCTGGATTTCGGCATCGCGAAGGTTCCACCGGAGGCGAATGCCTGGGGCGATACGCAGGTGCACACTGCGGCGCCCGTTTTCCTGGGCACGGCTATGTACATGGCTCCTGAGCAGTGCCGGAACGCGGCGGAGGTGGATGGCGGCGCGGACGTCTACGCCCTGGGGGTACTGCTCTTCGAACTCCTCGCCGGTCGGCCGCCGTTCGTCTCAGACGACGTAGTCGATTTGATTTCGATGCACATACGCGCTGAGCCGCCGCCGTTGCGCGAACTGGCTCCGGCCGTTCCGGGTGCGCTGTCCTCATTGGTCGCCTCCATGCTGGCCAAGGAATCGGCGTCCCGTCCGACAATGCGCCGCTGCCAGGATATGCTCGGACGGCGACCCTGGCAGAGCGAACGGGATGAGTGTCCAGTGCCAGGGCTCGCGTCCTTCACCGAAGCGTATGCCGAGCTGTTCTTCGGTCGTAAGACGGAGATTTCCACCGTCCTGCGTCTTCTGGATGAGGTGCGGTCCGGCGAACGCCGATGGGTGCAAGTCGAGGGATCGAGCGGGGTAGGGAAATCGTCGTTGGTACAGGCTGGCGTCCTTCCGCGCTTGAAGGAGAGCTCCTCGCAGCTCGCTCCCTCCTGGAGGGTCGCGGTCCTTCGCCCGTCGTACGATCCGGTGCATCAACTTGCCGTGGCCGTGTGTGATGCGCTCGCCGGAAGCAACTTCACCTACTCGGCTCTGGAGTTGGAGCGTGCGCTGCGCGCCGATGTTCGCGCGCTTTCGGAGATAGTGAGCGCGTACACGCCTCCGCAGGGTCGTTTCCTGCTGGTGATCGAGCAAATGGAGGAACTCGTCACGCTGGGGGGCGCGGATTGTTTGGGGATTGACGGGTGGGTGGAGACAGCACTCGCCGCGCCTGATGCACCCCTGCGGTTGCTCACGACGATTCGGAGCGACTTCATCCACCGGCTGGAGCAGATGCCGCGGATGGCGGCGCGGCTCAACCAGGCTGCGCGCTATCTCCTCCGACCGATGGAAGAGGCGGCGCTGACGCAGGTCATCGAGGGAATGGCCCAGCGCGTCGGGCTGCGGCTCTCCGAGGGGCTGTCGGTGCGGATGGTTCGTGACGCAAGGAGCGAAGGAAGCCAGCTCCTGCTGCTTGGCCAATCTCTCCGCGCGTTGTGGTCCCTGCGTAGCGGCGCCCAGCTGACCCATGAGCGATACGAGCAGATCGGTGGAGTCGGCGGAGCCCTGGCACAGCAGGCGGAACGGTTGCTCGACGGGCTCGGCTCCCAGGGACGTGAACGCGCGAAGTGGATTCTCCTGGACCTCGTGCAGGTTGGCCGCGGTGTCCCAGACACGCGGCGGCCCCGCACCCGGCGAGAGGTGCTCAAGGCCGGCGGGGGAGACGCGTTGTCGTTAGAGGTCTTGATGCGGCTCTCCGGCATGCGGACAGGGACTCGGGACGACGCGGAGGAGGGGCTCCGGCTCATCGTGCTCTCTGCCGGAGATGGGCCCGCGGAGCAGCGTGTGGACTTGATACACGAGTCGCTCCTGCAGCAGGTTCCGTCACTCGCGGATTGGATCGGGAGCGAGCGCGTCTTGCTTGAGCGGCAGGCGGATCTGGAGATCGCCGCGCAATCGTGGGAGCACGCCGGGTGCCCGACGGAAGGGTTGCCTTCCGGCTCGTTGCTCGCGCACTACGGGGATGCGGCCGGTCCATCCTCCCGACGCGGTCCTCCCCCATGCCGCGGGGTGAGCGAGCGTGCCTCCTGCTTCCTCACCGCCGCGCGAGGACTTGAGCACCGTCGTGTCCGGCTCAAGCGGGGACTGGCGCTCGCGGCGATGGCCGCGGTGCTGGCCATCTCCTTCAGCGCGCTCAGCGCCTACCGCGAGTGGCGGCGAGCTCAAGAAAATCTCCAGCGCATCGTTCTCGCCACGCACCAGTTCGTCTCCGACGCCGACTGGAAGCTTGGCAGGGTCGCTCATACGCTCGAGGTGCGGCGGGCCATGCTGCACAAGATAGACGAGAATCTGGCGTCTCTCCCGCACGCGGACCGTCAACTCCCCGAGGTTCGCGAGGCAATCATCGCAACGAAGCATCGACTCGGGGATTTTGCCTTTCAGAACGAATCGCTCGCTCGGGCCGAAGGCTTCCTGGATGCCGCAGCCGTGGAGATCCAGAAGGGGCTGGACGCTCGACCGGAGGATGAGGAACTCAAGCTGCTCCGGGCGCTGAACCACTCCAAGCTCGGGAAGATCGTGCTGGCCCGGGGCAAGCTCGACAAGGCTCGCGGCCATTTCGCTGATGCGCTCGCATTCCTGAATCGGTCGCCGGACCACGTCGATGATGACTATCGGCGGACCCTGGCGACGAGCTATTCGGAGCAAGGCGAGCTCGACCTGGCGTCCGGAGCTGCCGAAGCTGTCGAGCGGTACGACCGAGCCGTCGCTCTGTTCGAAGAAAATGCCCGGAGTGGTAATGCGTACGAGCAAGCACTCCTCGCCGATGCGCTGTGCTGGCGCGCGGAGGCACTCCATCATGCGGGAAGACTCCCGGAGGCCGCGGCTGATCTCGAGCGTGCGCTCGGTCTTGCTCGCAGGCTGAATGAAGTGGAGGCGGGAAACGAGTTCATCCGGTGGATCCTCGCTCGAGCTTACCTCGGGTCGGCCTCGGTGGAGGCGGCCCGTGGTGGGCCTCAGGCGGACGACCGATATCGTGCGGCGGAGGAGCTGGGGCGGGGTCTTGTCCGCGGCGAGCGAACCAACAAGCGCTATGGCCTCGTCCTGACCCAGAGTCTGTTGGAGCACGAGGCGTTGCTGAGTGGTCGGGGAGCGGCCGCTCAGGCCCGTTCACTGCACGACGAACGCTGTGGGTTGGTCAGCGCATTCGTGGGGATGGATGGCGAGGACCACCGGTTTGACCGGTTCGTCTGCCCTGGGCCCCCTCTCCCCCAAGAAACCGGACAGTGA
- a CDS encoding RNA polymerase sigma factor encodes MNTDMIDAYLIAREETPRARRLPARRALWKGRLGMSRNVWSKVAVEELIRRARGGDKAALEELFRRYQRKLVNWASRSAPQPPPGGARASDIAQDTALRAFDKFSTFSGTTEAELLTWLKRILANQAVQLARGARRKKRSAESTVPLDSAEAEATPSRGKSPSQVVFEREAWHQLLIYLYELPEEQQEAIKLCHLDELPVVEVARRMGKTQASVAGLLLRGLRSLRARMQEGAAGTSSDATRAALLTYLQKRDAGEKVDPEAFIAAYPDCADELRAKLALLGRIRDLRPKPPPGARAGQRTKKT; translated from the coding sequence ATGAACACGGACATGATCGACGCCTACCTGATTGCTCGCGAGGAGACACCGCGTGCACGGCGGTTGCCCGCGCGAAGGGCGCTGTGGAAGGGTCGCCTGGGGATGAGCCGCAATGTGTGGTCGAAGGTTGCTGTAGAGGAGTTGATCCGCCGGGCCCGTGGGGGGGACAAGGCCGCGCTGGAGGAACTCTTCCGGCGCTACCAACGCAAGTTGGTGAATTGGGCCTCGCGGAGCGCTCCTCAGCCGCCACCGGGTGGGGCGCGCGCCTCGGACATCGCGCAGGACACGGCGCTGCGCGCGTTCGACAAGTTCTCCACGTTTAGTGGGACGACGGAGGCCGAGCTGCTGACGTGGCTCAAGCGCATCCTCGCAAACCAAGCCGTGCAGTTGGCCCGGGGAGCGCGGCGGAAGAAGCGCTCCGCTGAGAGCACCGTGCCGCTGGACAGCGCCGAGGCCGAGGCAACCCCTTCCCGCGGGAAGAGTCCAAGTCAGGTTGTTTTCGAGCGGGAAGCGTGGCACCAGCTCCTCATCTACCTCTATGAGCTCCCCGAGGAGCAGCAGGAGGCCATCAAGCTCTGTCACCTGGACGAGCTCCCGGTCGTAGAGGTGGCGCGCCGGATGGGGAAGACGCAAGCATCGGTGGCGGGGTTGCTCCTGCGGGGCCTGCGGTCCTTGAGGGCTCGAATGCAGGAGGGTGCTGCCGGCACCAGCTCGGACGCGACGCGAGCCGCGCTGCTGACGTACCTGCAGAAGCGCGATGCCGGGGAGAAGGTGGACCCGGAGGCCTTCATTGCAGCCTACCCAGACTGCGCCGACGAGTTGAGGGCGAAGTTGGCGTTGCTGGGTCGCATCCGCGATCTGCGTCCGAAGCCGCCCCCGGGGGCGCGGGCGGGTCAACGGACGAAAAAGACATGA
- a CDS encoding serine/threonine-protein kinase, whose translation MMGSAAMRVGEYVLARRVASGATCDVYQGYHAVTGQAVAVKMLSPSLCSDEEVGGRFLNEAQALQQLRHEHLVQAVTSGVLPTGQPFLVLEWLPGDLHRLLKRAGGQLPVQAATRVAAQLGAALAFLHGSRIFHRDLKPANVLVATDNLAIIEIKLADLGLAKIPREEGHEGGEGLAASAISTAKRALLGTWDYMAPEQWVQSKTAGGPADVYALGILLFQMLAGRLPFVAEQQKDLMYLHLLEKPPLELLEGLAPQATRDLIAGMLHKKPLERPAMREVARQLADTPLM comes from the coding sequence ATGATGGGGAGCGCGGCGATGCGTGTCGGAGAATATGTCCTTGCCCGCCGGGTGGCGTCCGGAGCCACGTGCGATGTGTATCAGGGGTACCACGCGGTCACCGGGCAAGCCGTGGCGGTGAAGATGCTCTCCCCCAGCCTCTGCTCGGACGAGGAGGTGGGAGGGCGCTTCCTCAATGAAGCGCAGGCGCTCCAGCAGCTGCGTCATGAGCACTTGGTCCAGGCCGTCACCTCGGGAGTTCTACCTACGGGACAGCCCTTCCTCGTCTTGGAATGGCTTCCCGGAGATCTGCATCGACTGCTCAAGCGCGCCGGAGGTCAGCTCCCGGTTCAGGCCGCCACCCGTGTCGCCGCGCAGCTCGGCGCCGCGCTCGCGTTCCTGCATGGCTCCCGGATCTTTCACCGCGACCTGAAGCCTGCCAACGTCTTGGTGGCCACCGATAACCTTGCGATCATCGAGATCAAGCTCGCGGATCTCGGACTGGCCAAGATCCCGCGAGAGGAGGGGCATGAAGGGGGGGAGGGGCTCGCTGCCTCTGCCATCTCGACGGCCAAGCGCGCCCTCCTGGGAACTTGGGACTACATGGCCCCGGAGCAGTGGGTGCAATCCAAGACCGCGGGTGGACCCGCGGATGTGTACGCGCTCGGCATTCTCCTGTTCCAGATGTTGGCGGGCAGGCTGCCATTCGTCGCCGAGCAGCAGAAGGATCTGATGTATCTGCACCTCCTGGAGAAGCCCCCACTCGAGCTGCTGGAGGGCTTGGCTCCACAGGCTACCCGCGACCTGATTGCAGGAATGCTGCACAAGAAACCGCTGGAGCGACCGGCGATGCGCGAGGTCGCTCGGCAGCTGGCGGACACACCTCTCATGTAG